The Spartinivicinus poritis genome includes a region encoding these proteins:
- a CDS encoding phage baseplate assembly protein V, with translation MNNTTELNSPLTPTQYHGQVMNTDDPKKCQRVQVQILGLTEGVPTDKLPWAEYLLPIGARYNAGSFTPVQVGDWVWVDFPYISHGQPDTRRPRIIGSAHFCPAGQPNTPHESWTGPESFNHQRTDEETQPAPVQYHQSSVTTHNGITVEYEPPGCYRVTHRATGTAFELNEQGAVLHSEQKTLFSSKTKTKLIAGNQLTINVLAGDATLNVQSGNLSIKAAKNIIFETGQHFIVKAKKFIEELG, from the coding sequence ATGAACAATACCACTGAGTTAAATTCCCCACTCACCCCTACTCAATATCATGGCCAGGTCATGAATACCGATGACCCGAAAAAATGCCAGCGGGTACAGGTACAAATTTTAGGACTAACCGAAGGGGTGCCAACAGACAAATTACCCTGGGCTGAATATTTATTACCCATTGGTGCGCGTTATAACGCTGGCAGTTTTACCCCTGTACAGGTAGGTGACTGGGTATGGGTGGATTTTCCGTATATCAGTCATGGCCAACCCGATACACGACGCCCGCGGATTATTGGCAGCGCCCACTTTTGCCCTGCAGGTCAACCCAATACCCCCCATGAGTCGTGGACCGGTCCCGAGTCCTTTAATCATCAACGCACCGATGAAGAAACACAACCAGCCCCCGTTCAATACCATCAGTCATCAGTGACCACACACAATGGAATTACTGTCGAGTATGAGCCGCCAGGCTGTTACCGTGTCACACATCGTGCAACCGGCACGGCGTTTGAGTTAAACGAACAAGGTGCAGTATTACACAGTGAACAAAAAACCTTATTTTCCAGCAAAACGAAAACCAAACTGATTGCCGGTAATCAATTAACCATAAATGTCCTGGCCGGTGATGCTACCTTGAATGTGCAAAGTGGGAATTTATCCATAAAAGCAGCTAAAAACATTATTTTTGAGACAGGCCAACATTTTATTGTGAAGGCGAAAAAGTTTATTGAGGAGTTAGGTTAA
- a CDS encoding PAAR domain-containing protein: MPAIAILGSICTGHGCWPPRANSEGEPLHTINGKPVHCKGHGWLPHTCPAIPETHAGVTTSGNPNHIINGKPVARVGDSVSCGSTIATGESLHQVKE; the protein is encoded by the coding sequence ATGCCAGCTATTGCAATATTAGGCTCTATCTGTACCGGTCATGGTTGCTGGCCACCTCGTGCAAACAGTGAAGGCGAACCCCTGCATACCATCAATGGAAAACCGGTGCATTGTAAGGGGCATGGCTGGCTACCCCACACTTGTCCTGCAATACCTGAAACCCATGCAGGTGTTACTACCAGTGGAAATCCCAACCATATTATTAATGGTAAACCAGTGGCTCGGGTAGGTGATAGTGTCAGCTGTGGGTCAACGATAGCGACAGGAGAGTCGCTTCACCAAGTCAAAGAATAA
- a CDS encoding DUF6915 family protein has product MNTYKHALISVKHWGGYIDDYYPIHDFIDSTKALCSDSRHRILHTLWGIREIVVPVFGNTITNSDGKTVDVKDLCEKDHLLIDYHYRFIPTLSDFVDLIDTSAIPNWKTTINTMHGLYAENPAVSKILMSPLANTGKLASLLFTHNSWFINEILPLVMGTQPLLTEFAISPNDIFNNMDFELWLNNGSAPPPSAVKLQKTKVAV; this is encoded by the coding sequence ATGAATACTTATAAGCACGCCTTAATATCGGTTAAACACTGGGGAGGATATATTGATGACTACTATCCAATCCATGATTTTATCGATAGCACAAAGGCTCTATGCAGTGATAGTCGACACCGTATACTCCATACTTTATGGGGAATAAGGGAAATTGTTGTACCTGTATTTGGCAATACCATTACCAATAGTGATGGCAAGACAGTTGATGTCAAAGACTTATGTGAAAAAGACCATTTATTAATCGATTATCACTACCGATTTATTCCTACTCTATCAGACTTTGTTGATTTAATTGATACATCAGCCATCCCCAACTGGAAAACAACCATTAATACAATGCATGGCTTGTATGCTGAAAACCCAGCCGTGAGCAAAATTTTAATGTCTCCCTTAGCCAATACAGGCAAGCTTGCATCGTTGTTGTTCACACATAATAGCTGGTTTATCAATGAGATTTTACCGCTAGTGATGGGAACGCAGCCACTACTCACTGAATTTGCTATCTCGCCAAATGATATTTTTAATAACATGGATTTTGAGTTATGGCTGAATAATGGCTCTGCTCCACCGCCCAGTGCTGTCAAACTTCAAAAAACTAAAGTCGCTGTATAA